In Streptomyces sp. NBC_01551, one DNA window encodes the following:
- a CDS encoding ABC transporter ATP-binding protein, which produces MTDMTKGAATGALNEPVPGGAPAPAGAFLEVRDLKVHFPTEDGLVKSVDGLTFSLEKGKTLGIVGESGSGKSVTSLGIMGLHRVGQYGRQRARISGEIWLNGKELLSADEDEVRKLRGREIAMIFQDPLSAMHPYFTVGKQIAEAYRVHNNVDKKAARKRAVDLLDRVGIPEPHKRVDSYPHEFSGGMRQRAMIAMALVNNPELLIADEPTTALDVTVQAQILDLIRDLQQEFGSAVIMITHDLGVVAEMADELLVMYGGRCVERGSAEKVFYEPRHPYTWGLLGSMPRIDRDQTERLIPVKGSPPSLINIPSGCAFNPRCPYADVPKGNVTRTVRPELTDADDTRHWSACHMSPQERTRIWTEEIAPKL; this is translated from the coding sequence GAACGAGCCCGTCCCGGGCGGCGCCCCGGCCCCGGCCGGCGCCTTCCTGGAGGTCCGCGACCTCAAGGTGCACTTCCCGACCGAGGACGGCCTGGTCAAGTCCGTCGACGGGCTCACCTTCAGCCTGGAGAAGGGCAAGACCCTCGGCATCGTGGGCGAGTCCGGCTCCGGGAAGTCGGTCACCTCGCTGGGCATCATGGGCCTGCACCGCGTCGGCCAGTACGGCCGCCAGCGGGCCCGGATCTCCGGTGAGATCTGGCTCAACGGCAAGGAACTGCTCTCCGCGGACGAGGACGAGGTGCGCAAGCTGCGCGGCCGGGAGATCGCGATGATCTTCCAGGACCCGCTGTCCGCGATGCACCCGTACTTCACCGTCGGCAAGCAGATCGCCGAGGCGTACCGGGTCCACAACAACGTCGACAAGAAGGCCGCCCGCAAGCGGGCCGTCGACCTCCTCGACCGCGTCGGCATCCCCGAGCCGCACAAGCGGGTCGACAGCTACCCGCACGAGTTCTCCGGCGGCATGCGCCAGCGCGCGATGATCGCGATGGCGCTGGTCAACAACCCCGAGCTGCTCATCGCGGACGAGCCGACCACCGCGCTGGACGTCACCGTCCAGGCGCAGATCCTCGACCTGATCCGCGACCTCCAGCAGGAGTTCGGCTCCGCGGTCATCATGATCACGCACGACCTCGGCGTGGTCGCCGAGATGGCCGACGAACTCCTCGTGATGTACGGCGGCCGGTGCGTCGAGCGCGGCTCCGCCGAGAAGGTGTTCTACGAGCCCCGGCACCCTTACACCTGGGGCCTGCTCGGCTCGATGCCGCGCATCGACCGCGACCAGACCGAGCGCCTGATCCCGGTCAAGGGTTCGCCGCCGAGCCTCATCAACATCCCGAGCGGCTGCGCGTTCAACCCGCGCTGCCCGTACGCCGACGTGCCCAAGGGCAACGTCACGCGGACGGTCCGGCCGGAGCTGACGGACGCGGACGACACCCGCCACTGGTCCGCCTGCCACATGTCGCCACAGGAGCGGACCCGGATCTGGACCGAAGAGATTGCGCCGAAGCTGTGA
- a CDS encoding ABC transporter ATP-binding protein, with protein sequence MDSPEPLLKVTGLVKHFPIHKGLLRRQAGAVKAVDGIDFDVRRGETLGIVGESGCGKSTMGRLITRLLEPTGGTIEFEGKDITHLGVAGMRPLRRDVQMIFQDPYGSLNPRHTVGTIVSAPFKLQGVTPEGGLKAEVQRLLSLVGLNPEHYNRYPHEFSGGQRQRIGIARALALKPKLVVADEPVSALDVSIQAQVVNLLDDLQQELGLTYVIIAHDLSVIRHVSDRIAVMYLGKIVELADRQSLYGAPMHPYTNALMSAVPVPDPRRRGAKSGRILLKGDVPSPISPPSGCRFHTRCWKATEICKTQDPPLLALKTGHQVACHHPENAPDQAPSDKALPGASDALDTPTP encoded by the coding sequence GTGGACTCGCCCGAGCCGTTGCTCAAGGTGACCGGGCTGGTCAAGCACTTCCCGATCCACAAGGGGCTGCTGCGCAGGCAGGCCGGCGCGGTCAAGGCCGTGGACGGCATCGACTTCGACGTCCGGCGCGGTGAGACGCTCGGCATCGTCGGCGAGTCCGGCTGCGGCAAGTCGACCATGGGCCGGCTGATCACCCGGCTGCTGGAGCCGACCGGCGGCACCATCGAGTTCGAGGGCAAGGACATCACGCACCTCGGGGTGGCGGGCATGCGCCCGCTGCGCCGCGACGTGCAGATGATCTTCCAGGACCCGTACGGCTCGCTGAACCCGCGCCACACGGTGGGCACCATCGTCAGCGCCCCCTTCAAGCTCCAGGGGGTCACCCCCGAGGGCGGCCTGAAGGCGGAGGTCCAGCGGCTGCTCTCGCTGGTGGGCCTGAACCCGGAGCACTACAACCGCTACCCGCACGAATTCTCGGGCGGCCAGCGGCAGCGCATCGGCATCGCGCGGGCGCTGGCGCTGAAGCCGAAGCTGGTGGTGGCGGACGAGCCCGTCTCCGCGCTGGACGTGTCCATCCAGGCCCAGGTGGTCAACCTGCTGGACGACCTCCAGCAGGAGCTCGGCCTCACGTACGTGATCATCGCGCACGACCTGTCGGTCATCCGGCACGTGTCCGACCGGATCGCGGTGATGTACCTCGGCAAGATCGTCGAGTTGGCGGACCGCCAGTCGCTGTACGGGGCGCCGATGCACCCGTACACGAACGCGCTGATGTCGGCGGTGCCGGTGCCGGACCCGCGGCGGCGCGGCGCGAAGAGCGGCCGCATCCTGCTCAAGGGCGACGTGCCGTCGCCGATCTCGCCGCCGAGCGGGTGCCGCTTCCACACCCGGTGCTGGAAGGCGACGGAGATCTGCAAGACGCAGGACCCGCCGCTGCTGGCGCTGAAGACGGGCCACCAGGTGGCGTGCCACCACCCGGAGAACGCGCCGGACCAGGCCCCGAGCGACAAGGCCCTCCCGGGCGCTTCCGACGCGCTGGACACGCCGACGCCGTAG
- a CDS encoding trimeric intracellular cation channel family protein, which yields MPHDLFPPGIQHALDLAGIFVFATAGALLAVRKNFDVFGICVLALVTALGGGLFRDLVIGAVPPAAFGELSFFVTPLIAAAIVFFLHPEVQRINRAINVFDAAGLALFCVTGTTKAYQFGLGLTASAALGLATAVGGGVLRDMLVNEVPSLLRDREMYAVPAIVGASMVAVFIGMGMLNPLTTGLAIITTFVLRILAIRYHWRAPLAWNRRSAVAEEP from the coding sequence GTGCCTCACGATCTCTTCCCGCCGGGTATCCAGCACGCCCTGGACCTCGCGGGCATTTTTGTCTTCGCCACAGCCGGTGCGCTCCTCGCCGTCCGCAAGAACTTCGACGTCTTCGGCATCTGCGTGCTCGCCCTGGTCACCGCCCTGGGCGGTGGGCTCTTCCGCGACCTCGTCATCGGCGCGGTGCCGCCGGCCGCCTTCGGGGAGCTCAGCTTCTTCGTGACGCCGCTGATAGCGGCGGCGATCGTCTTCTTCCTGCACCCCGAGGTCCAGCGGATCAACCGGGCGATCAACGTGTTCGACGCGGCCGGCCTCGCGCTGTTCTGCGTCACGGGCACGACCAAGGCGTACCAGTTCGGCCTCGGCCTCACCGCGTCCGCCGCGCTCGGGCTCGCGACGGCCGTGGGCGGCGGTGTGCTGCGCGACATGCTGGTCAACGAGGTGCCGTCGCTGCTGCGCGACCGGGAGATGTACGCCGTGCCGGCGATCGTGGGCGCGTCGATGGTCGCCGTGTTCATCGGCATGGGGATGCTGAACCCCCTCACCACCGGGCTCGCGATCATCACGACCTTCGTGCTGCGCATCCTCGCGATCCGCTACCACTGGCGGGCGCCGCTGGCCTGGAACCGGCGGTCGGCGGTGGCCGAGGAACCGTAG
- a CDS encoding thioesterase family protein, whose product MSHAAAASASATTNTPATIGDSEFDRDTAISARADEPGVYDAELSAGWTIITAVNGGYLLALVGRALSQALPHADPFTVSAHYLSASVPGPAVIRTQVVRAGRTLSTGQASLFQFDENGAEIERIRVLASYGDLDALPDDVRTTAVPPAFPAYEDCLGAEAGPAPIPGSSAIVDRLRLRLDPATAGWAVGAPSGKGEMRSWFELADGRDADPLSLLLVVDALPPTAFDLGLVGWAPTVELTTHVRHRPAPGPLRVAITTRNLAGGFLEEDAEVWDSENRLVAQSRQLARAPR is encoded by the coding sequence ATGTCACACGCAGCAGCCGCATCGGCATCGGCCACCACGAACACGCCCGCGACCATCGGCGACAGTGAGTTCGACCGCGACACCGCCATCTCCGCGCGTGCGGACGAGCCCGGGGTGTACGACGCGGAGCTCTCCGCCGGCTGGACGATCATCACCGCCGTCAACGGCGGATACCTGCTGGCCCTGGTCGGCCGGGCCCTGTCGCAGGCCCTGCCGCACGCCGACCCCTTCACGGTCTCGGCGCACTACCTGAGCGCCTCGGTCCCCGGCCCGGCCGTGATCCGTACGCAGGTCGTCCGCGCCGGGCGCACGCTGTCCACCGGGCAGGCGTCGCTGTTCCAGTTCGACGAGAACGGCGCCGAGATCGAGCGCATCCGCGTCCTCGCCTCGTACGGCGACCTCGACGCCCTGCCGGACGACGTGCGCACGACGGCCGTGCCGCCGGCCTTCCCGGCGTACGAGGACTGCCTCGGCGCCGAGGCCGGGCCGGCCCCGATCCCCGGGAGCTCCGCGATCGTGGACCGGCTCCGGCTGCGGCTGGACCCGGCGACGGCGGGCTGGGCGGTCGGCGCGCCGTCGGGGAAGGGCGAGATGCGGTCCTGGTTCGAGCTGGCGGACGGCCGCGACGCGGATCCGCTGTCGCTGCTGCTGGTGGTGGACGCGCTGCCGCCGACCGCGTTCGACCTGGGCCTGGTCGGCTGGGCCCCGACGGTCGAACTCACGACCCACGTCCGCCACCGCCCCGCGCCGGGCCCCCTCCGCGTCGCCATCACCACCCGCAACCTCGCGGGCGGCTTCCTGGAGGAAGACGCGGAGGTCTGGGACTCGGAAAACCGCCTGGTGGCCCAATCCCGCCAACTGGCCCGCGCCCCTCGCTGA
- a CDS encoding cysteine desulfurase family protein codes for MAYLDHAATTPMLPEAAAAMTAQFAATGNASSLHAAGRRARRTVEEAREALAEALGARPSEVVFTAGGTEADNLAVKGLYWARRDADPARTRVLASPVEHHAVLDAVHWLAEHEGAQVEYLPVDRYGRVHPEAFRDAVARNPDDIALATVMWANNEIGTVMPVRELAAVAAEFGIPLHSDAVQAFGQLDVRFADSGLAAMTVSGHKVGGPYGIGALLLGRDQTPVPVLHGGGQERHVRSGTLDVPAIAAFAVAAVLAAERRERFAAEIGALRDELVAAVLRAVPDAVLGGDPAGRLPANAHFSFPGCEGDSLLLLLDAQGIECSTGSACTAGVAQPSHVLLATGTDPQLARGTLRFSLGHTSTKEDVAAVAAAIGPAVERARTAGLS; via the coding sequence ATGGCCTACCTCGACCACGCCGCAACCACTCCGATGCTGCCGGAGGCCGCCGCGGCGATGACCGCGCAGTTCGCCGCCACGGGTAACGCGTCCTCCCTCCACGCCGCCGGCCGCCGCGCCCGCCGCACCGTCGAGGAGGCCCGCGAGGCCCTCGCCGAAGCCCTCGGCGCGCGCCCGAGCGAGGTGGTGTTCACCGCCGGCGGCACTGAGGCCGACAACCTCGCCGTCAAGGGGCTGTACTGGGCCCGCCGCGACGCCGACCCCGCCCGGACCCGGGTGCTCGCCAGCCCGGTCGAGCACCACGCCGTCCTCGACGCCGTCCACTGGCTCGCGGAGCACGAAGGCGCCCAGGTCGAATACCTCCCCGTCGACCGCTACGGCCGCGTGCACCCCGAAGCCTTCCGCGACGCGGTCGCCCGAAACCCCGACGACATCGCGCTCGCCACCGTCATGTGGGCCAACAACGAGATCGGCACCGTCATGCCGGTCCGGGAACTGGCCGCCGTCGCCGCCGAGTTCGGCATCCCCCTGCACTCCGACGCCGTCCAGGCCTTCGGCCAGCTCGACGTCCGCTTCGCGGACAGCGGCCTCGCCGCGATGACCGTCAGCGGCCACAAGGTCGGCGGCCCCTACGGCATCGGCGCCCTGCTGCTCGGCCGCGACCAGACCCCCGTCCCCGTCCTGCACGGCGGCGGCCAGGAGCGCCACGTCCGCTCCGGCACCCTCGACGTCCCCGCCATCGCCGCCTTCGCGGTGGCCGCCGTCCTCGCCGCCGAGCGGCGCGAGCGGTTCGCCGCCGAGATCGGCGCCCTGCGCGACGAGCTCGTCGCCGCCGTGCTGCGGGCGGTGCCCGACGCCGTCCTCGGCGGAGACCCCGCGGGCCGGCTCCCGGCCAACGCCCACTTCAGCTTCCCCGGCTGCGAGGGCGACTCCCTGCTGCTGCTCCTGGACGCCCAGGGCATCGAGTGCTCCACCGGCTCCGCCTGCACCGCGGGCGTGGCCCAGCCCAGCCACGTCCTGCTGGCCACCGGCACCGACCCCCAGCTCGCCCGCGGCACCCTGCGGTTCTCGCTCGGGCACACCTCGACCAAGGAGGACGTCGCCGCCGTGGCCGCCGCCATCGGCCCCGCCGTCGAGCGCGCCCGTACGGCAGGCCTCAGCTAG